The following are encoded together in the Prionailurus viverrinus isolate Anna chromosome B3, UM_Priviv_1.0, whole genome shotgun sequence genome:
- the DCAF11 gene encoding DDB1- and CUL4-associated factor 11 isoform X1 — protein MTEEARDGGAVGQRCGHSRCKQGLAPLRVLRPLPAGGDTRSPCTGPNDAVIRRWDHGTAVAQELGPETPPRACPEEGLACVGVRKRKRRMKMWIWPRGQVRLVQGGGAANLQLIQALSDSEEEHDSAWDGRLGDRYNPPVDATPDTRELECNEIKTQVELATGRLGLRRAAREHSFPQMLHQRERGLCHRGSFSLGERSRMMSHFLPNDLGFTDTYSQKAFCGIYSKDGQIFMSACQDQTIRLYDCRYGRFHKFKSIKARDVGWSVLDVAFTPDGNHFLYSSWSDYIHICNIYGEGDTHTALDLRPDERRFAVFSIAVSSDGREVLGGANDGCLYVFDREQNRRTLQIESHEDDVNAVAFADISSQILFSGGDDAICKVWDRRTMREDDPKPVGALAGHQDGITFIDSKGDARYLISNSKDQTIKLWDIRRFSSREGMEASRQAATQQNWDYRWQQVPKKAWRKLKLPGDSSLMTYRGHGVLHTLIRCRFSPTHSTGQQFIYSGCSTGKVVVYDLLSGHIVKKLTNHKACVRDVSWHPFEEKIVSSSWDGNLRLWQYRQAEYFQDDMPESEEPLSAPAPVPHPSAAFSSPQ, from the exons ATGACGGAGGAGGCGCGTGACGGAGGAGCAGTTGGCCAACGCTGCGGCCACAGTCGGTGTAAACAAGGCCTCGCGCCGCTGCGGGTCCTGCGACCGCTCCCGGCTG GAGGTGACACGAGGAGTCCCTGCACAGGACCTAATGATGCTGTGATCAGAAGATGGGATCACGGAACAGCAGTAGCGCAGGAACTGGGTCCGGAGACCCCTCCGAGGGCTTGCCCCGAAGAGGGGCTAGCCTGCGTCggagtgaggaagaggaagaggaggatgaagATGTGGATCTGGCCCAG AGGCCAAGTGAGGTTGGTGCAGGGAGGAGGTGCAGCAAATTTACAACTCATCCAGGCCCTCTCAGACTCGGAGGAAGAGCATGACAGTGCCTGGGATGGCCGTCTTGGGGACCGATACAACCCACCTG TGGACGCAACTCCTGACACCCGGGAGCTGGAATGCAATGAGATCAAGACACAAGTGGAATTGGCCACAGGGCGGCTGGGGCTTAGACGGGCAGCCCGGGAGCACAGCTTTCCTCAAATGCTGCACCAG AGAGAACGGGGCCTCTGCCACCGGGGAAGCTTCTCCCTTGGAGAACGGTCTCGAATGATGTCTCA cttctTGCCCAACGATCTGGGTTTCACTGATACCTACTCTCAGAAAGCTTTCTGCGGCATCTACAGCAAAGATGGTCAGATCTTCATGTCTGCTTGCCAAG ACCAGACAATCCGACTGTATGACTGCCGGTATGGCCGCTTTCATAAATTCAAGAGCATCAAGGCCCGGGATGTAGGCTGGAGCGTACTGGACGTGGCCTTCACCCCTGATGGGAACCACTTCCTATATTCCAGCTGGTCTGATTACA TTCATATCTGCAACATCTAcggggagggagacacacacactgCCCTGGATCTAAG GCCAGATGAGCGTCGCTTTGCTGTCTTTTCCATCGCTGTCTCCTCAGATGGACGGGAAGTGTTAGGAGG GGCCAATGATGGCTGCCTATACGTCTTTGATCGAGAACAGAACCGGCGCACCCTTCAG ATTGAGTCCCATGAGGATGATGTGAATGCAGTGGCCTTTGCTGACATAAGCTCCCAAATCCTGTTCTCTGGGGGTGATGATGCCATCTGCAAAGTGTGGGATCGACGCACCATGCGGGAGGATGACCCTAAGCCCGTGGGTGCACTGGCTGGACACCAGGATGGCATCACCTTCATTGACAGCAAG GGTGATGCCCGGTATCTCATCTCCAACTCCAAAGACCAGACCATCAAGCTCTGGGATATCCGACGCTTTTCTAGTCGGGAAGGTATGGAAGCCTCACGGCAGGCTGCCACACAGCAAAACTGGGACTACCGCTGGCAGCAGGTACCCAAAAAAG CCTGGCGGAAACTGAAACTCCCAGGAGACAGCTCCTTGATGACCTACCGGGGCCATGGGGTGCTGCATACCCTTATCCGTTGCCGATTCTCCCCCACCCATAGCACCGGCCAGCAGTTCATCTACAGTGGCTGCTCTACTGGCAAAGTTGTCG TGTACGACCTCCTCAGCGGCCACATCGTGAAGAAGCTGACCAACCACAAGGCCTGCGTGCGTGACGTCAGCTGGCACCCCTTTGAGGAAAAGATTGTCAGCAGTTCG TGGGATGGGAACCTGCGTCTCTGGCAGTACCGCCAGGCCGAGTACTTCCAGGACGACATGCCAGAATCTGAGGAGCCCCTCAGCGCCCCTGCCCCAGTGCCCCACCCCTCTGCAGCCTTTTCCTCACCCCAGTAG
- the DCAF11 gene encoding DDB1- and CUL4-associated factor 11 isoform X2 → MGSRNSSSAGTGSGDPSEGLPRRGASLRRSEEEEEEDEDVDLAQVLAYLLRRGQVRLVQGGGAANLQLIQALSDSEEEHDSAWDGRLGDRYNPPVDATPDTRELECNEIKTQVELATGRLGLRRAAREHSFPQMLHQRERGLCHRGSFSLGERSRMMSHFLPNDLGFTDTYSQKAFCGIYSKDGQIFMSACQDQTIRLYDCRYGRFHKFKSIKARDVGWSVLDVAFTPDGNHFLYSSWSDYIHICNIYGEGDTHTALDLRPDERRFAVFSIAVSSDGREVLGGANDGCLYVFDREQNRRTLQIESHEDDVNAVAFADISSQILFSGGDDAICKVWDRRTMREDDPKPVGALAGHQDGITFIDSKGDARYLISNSKDQTIKLWDIRRFSSREGMEASRQAATQQNWDYRWQQVPKKAWRKLKLPGDSSLMTYRGHGVLHTLIRCRFSPTHSTGQQFIYSGCSTGKVVVYDLLSGHIVKKLTNHKACVRDVSWHPFEEKIVSSSWDGNLRLWQYRQAEYFQDDMPESEEPLSAPAPVPHPSAAFSSPQ, encoded by the exons ATGGGATCACGGAACAGCAGTAGCGCAGGAACTGGGTCCGGAGACCCCTCCGAGGGCTTGCCCCGAAGAGGGGCTAGCCTGCGTCggagtgaggaagaggaagaggaggatgaagATGTGGATCTGGCCCAGGTACTGGCCTATCTCCTCCGCAG AGGCCAAGTGAGGTTGGTGCAGGGAGGAGGTGCAGCAAATTTACAACTCATCCAGGCCCTCTCAGACTCGGAGGAAGAGCATGACAGTGCCTGGGATGGCCGTCTTGGGGACCGATACAACCCACCTG TGGACGCAACTCCTGACACCCGGGAGCTGGAATGCAATGAGATCAAGACACAAGTGGAATTGGCCACAGGGCGGCTGGGGCTTAGACGGGCAGCCCGGGAGCACAGCTTTCCTCAAATGCTGCACCAG AGAGAACGGGGCCTCTGCCACCGGGGAAGCTTCTCCCTTGGAGAACGGTCTCGAATGATGTCTCA cttctTGCCCAACGATCTGGGTTTCACTGATACCTACTCTCAGAAAGCTTTCTGCGGCATCTACAGCAAAGATGGTCAGATCTTCATGTCTGCTTGCCAAG ACCAGACAATCCGACTGTATGACTGCCGGTATGGCCGCTTTCATAAATTCAAGAGCATCAAGGCCCGGGATGTAGGCTGGAGCGTACTGGACGTGGCCTTCACCCCTGATGGGAACCACTTCCTATATTCCAGCTGGTCTGATTACA TTCATATCTGCAACATCTAcggggagggagacacacacactgCCCTGGATCTAAG GCCAGATGAGCGTCGCTTTGCTGTCTTTTCCATCGCTGTCTCCTCAGATGGACGGGAAGTGTTAGGAGG GGCCAATGATGGCTGCCTATACGTCTTTGATCGAGAACAGAACCGGCGCACCCTTCAG ATTGAGTCCCATGAGGATGATGTGAATGCAGTGGCCTTTGCTGACATAAGCTCCCAAATCCTGTTCTCTGGGGGTGATGATGCCATCTGCAAAGTGTGGGATCGACGCACCATGCGGGAGGATGACCCTAAGCCCGTGGGTGCACTGGCTGGACACCAGGATGGCATCACCTTCATTGACAGCAAG GGTGATGCCCGGTATCTCATCTCCAACTCCAAAGACCAGACCATCAAGCTCTGGGATATCCGACGCTTTTCTAGTCGGGAAGGTATGGAAGCCTCACGGCAGGCTGCCACACAGCAAAACTGGGACTACCGCTGGCAGCAGGTACCCAAAAAAG CCTGGCGGAAACTGAAACTCCCAGGAGACAGCTCCTTGATGACCTACCGGGGCCATGGGGTGCTGCATACCCTTATCCGTTGCCGATTCTCCCCCACCCATAGCACCGGCCAGCAGTTCATCTACAGTGGCTGCTCTACTGGCAAAGTTGTCG TGTACGACCTCCTCAGCGGCCACATCGTGAAGAAGCTGACCAACCACAAGGCCTGCGTGCGTGACGTCAGCTGGCACCCCTTTGAGGAAAAGATTGTCAGCAGTTCG TGGGATGGGAACCTGCGTCTCTGGCAGTACCGCCAGGCCGAGTACTTCCAGGACGACATGCCAGAATCTGAGGAGCCCCTCAGCGCCCCTGCCCCAGTGCCCCACCCCTCTGCAGCCTTTTCCTCACCCCAGTAG